A genome region from Nocardia sp. NBC_00565 includes the following:
- a CDS encoding non-ribosomal peptide synthetase: MTVVPTPVSSVLDLFAGHVRADPESLAVVATDRTLTYAELDHLSDRFAAASTAEGVRRQDVVGVCLERSAAAVAAAIGVLKAGGTLLMLDPGHPPARRAQLMAEAGATYLVDEHRMPIEVGADVTANPPQSDESAYVVFTSGSTGVPKGVVCEHGSLANVASAQQTLLAVEAGDRVALIAPCTVDAYLFELTLGLCAGATVYVTEEAQRHPGLPLRRFLRTNEITVLVATPTTLRSLDPSDHPTLRLVISAGEALDTELARQWAPGRRMVNAYGPTEATIWSTMAEITGSESEISLGEPIPGTQVAVLRPDLTHTAVGEPGEICLSGAGVARGYLNAESDGAFVDTAAGRAYRTGDRAVRRPDGSLIFLGRNDDQVKLGGLRVELGEIRSQMLRHPAVTDAAVREYRGRLVAYVTGPDTAALTPDDLLLFMEDRLPPQLAPTTYLVLPDLPKTPWGKLDTNALPAPEEVLRRPEESGLPALTPMQNYLVALVEELMEISGVSATDDLFMLGLNSILVARMIDRILRDQGVELAPVDVFQNPTIVMLAESIGAPQPVTEPASS, translated from the coding sequence ATGACCGTAGTTCCAACGCCAGTCAGCTCGGTCCTCGATCTGTTCGCCGGTCACGTGCGCGCCGATCCGGAATCGCTCGCCGTCGTCGCGACGGACCGCACGCTCACCTATGCCGAGCTGGACCACCTGAGCGACCGGTTCGCCGCCGCATCGACAGCGGAGGGCGTGCGACGACAGGATGTTGTCGGCGTCTGCCTCGAGCGCTCCGCGGCCGCCGTCGCCGCGGCGATCGGAGTTCTGAAAGCTGGTGGCACGCTGCTGATGCTGGACCCCGGCCATCCACCGGCTCGGCGCGCGCAGCTCATGGCCGAGGCCGGCGCCACCTACCTCGTCGACGAGCACCGCATGCCGATCGAGGTGGGGGCGGATGTCACCGCGAATCCACCCCAGTCGGACGAGTCGGCGTATGTGGTCTTCACCTCCGGATCCACAGGCGTACCGAAAGGCGTTGTCTGTGAACATGGTTCGCTGGCGAATGTGGCATCCGCGCAACAAACGCTGCTGGCGGTCGAGGCCGGCGACCGGGTCGCGCTGATCGCGCCGTGCACCGTCGATGCCTACCTCTTCGAGCTGACACTGGGGCTGTGCGCCGGTGCCACGGTGTACGTCACCGAGGAGGCCCAACGCCATCCGGGACTGCCCCTGCGGCGATTCCTCCGCACGAACGAGATCACCGTCCTGGTCGCCACTCCGACCACACTGCGCAGCCTCGACCCGAGCGATCATCCCACTCTTCGTCTTGTCATCAGCGCCGGAGAGGCGCTGGACACCGAGCTGGCTCGCCAGTGGGCGCCCGGCCGACGGATGGTCAATGCCTACGGCCCGACCGAGGCCACCATTTGGTCGACCATGGCCGAGATCACCGGAAGTGAATCCGAGATCTCGCTGGGCGAACCGATACCCGGAACACAGGTCGCGGTGCTGCGCCCCGATCTCACACACACCGCAGTCGGCGAGCCCGGTGAGATCTGTCTGAGCGGCGCCGGTGTCGCGCGGGGATATCTCAACGCCGAGTCGGACGGGGCGTTCGTCGACACCGCCGCGGGCCGCGCCTATCGCACCGGGGATCGGGCGGTTCGCCGCCCGGACGGCTCGCTGATCTTCCTCGGGCGCAATGACGACCAGGTCAAGCTCGGCGGACTGCGCGTCGAACTCGGCGAGATCCGCAGCCAAATGCTGCGCCATCCAGCCGTCACCGACGCGGCCGTCCGCGAGTACCGCGGGCGACTGGTGGCGTACGTGACCGGTCCGGATACCGCAGCCCTCACCCCGGACGATCTCCTGCTCTTCATGGAAGATCGGCTGCCGCCGCAGCTGGCACCGACGACCTACCTGGTGCTCCCGGACCTGCCGAAAACACCCTGGGGCAAGCTGGATACCAATGCGCTGCCCGCCCCGGAGGAGGTCTTGCGACGGCCGGAGGAGTCCGGACTCCCCGCGCTGACGCCTATGCAGAACTATCTCGTGGCGCTGGTTGAGGAACTCATGGAGATCTCCGGCGTATCCGCCACCGACGATCTGTTCATGCTGGGCCTGAACTCGATCCTGGTTGCCAGGATGATCGACCGTATCCTGCGCGATCAGGGGGTCGAACTGGCACCGGTCGACGTCTTCCAGAATCCGACCATCGTCATGCTCGCCGAGTCCATCGGTGCGCCGCAGCCCGTGACGGAGCCGGCGTCGTCATGA
- a CDS encoding thioesterase II family protein, with the protein MNPWFTDFGRPPTGSPTLLCLAGAGAFASEFHLWPQALSGVADVTAVVLPGRERRIRDTGITTMPELIDELAAAVRPRLLDRMALFGHSSGALVMFELTRRLRQECGWSPIHLFLSAQPGPLVREHIPSSSSSDEELTDYIRTFGGAPEDVLANAPFMRAYFPGMRADLALYENYRYTPEAALDCPITTYIGTADHTTTAEHIHAWRAETAGPYAAVEFRGDHLFLRTHLDELVADIAARLNTVGSVGRAR; encoded by the coding sequence ATGAACCCCTGGTTCACCGACTTCGGCCGCCCGCCAACGGGATCGCCCACACTACTGTGTCTGGCCGGAGCGGGCGCCTTCGCCAGCGAGTTCCACCTCTGGCCGCAAGCATTGTCCGGGGTCGCCGATGTGACCGCGGTCGTGCTCCCCGGCCGGGAGCGGCGCATTCGTGACACCGGAATCACCACGATGCCGGAACTGATCGACGAATTGGCCGCGGCGGTACGGCCACGGCTATTGGATCGGATGGCGCTGTTCGGCCACAGCTCCGGCGCCCTCGTGATGTTCGAACTCACTCGGCGCCTGCGACAGGAATGCGGTTGGAGCCCGATCCACCTGTTTCTGAGTGCGCAGCCCGGTCCCCTGGTCCGAGAACACATTCCGTCGTCGTCGAGTTCTGACGAGGAACTGACCGATTACATCCGCACCTTCGGTGGCGCACCGGAAGACGTCCTGGCGAACGCCCCGTTCATGCGCGCGTACTTCCCGGGTATGCGGGCGGACCTGGCGCTGTACGAGAACTACCGATACACACCGGAAGCTGCACTGGATTGCCCGATCACGACCTATATCGGCACAGCGGATCACACGACGACCGCGGAGCATATCCACGCATGGCGCGCGGAGACGGCCGGTCCCTACGCCGCGGTCGAATTCCGCGGCGATCATCTGTTCCTGCGCACACATCTCGACGAGCTCGTCGCGGATATCGCGGCCCGCCTGAACACGGTAGGCAGTGTCGGCCGTGCCCGATGA